TATCATAACGATCCTAACTTACTAAAAGAAGAGCTAACCTTTGAGGAAATTGTAAGAATATTTAGCTCTATAAAGGACATGAAAGACATTAAGCAAATATCCTTCACCGGAGGTGAACCTTTTTTAAGGAAAGATTTTGTGGATATCTATTTGTTCTTTTCTAAGATATATGAAAATTCTTCTCTCTATCTTGTCACTAATGGCATAAATAATCAACTAATTATAGATAAAATAGAAAGAATTAAGAAGGAAAGTAGTCTTTCTCGATTAAAGTTAGGAGTTTCCTTAGATGGCATTGGAAAAAATCATGATAAAATCAGGGGCATAGAAGGTAATTATGAAAAAGTTTTAAGTTTGGTCAATTTTATAAAAAGTAGTTATCCAGAAATAGAGTTAAATTTAAGCTTTACGATTAGTGAAGGTAATTTTAGAGAAATTGAAGAAGCTTATCGAATCTCTAAAGAGAATAAAGCTTTGTTTTCCTTTAGATTTGCTCAAGTTAGTGGTAGTTATTATCAAAATAAAGAAATGAATTTTATTTGGCCCAAAGAGATTTTAAAAGAAGTAAGTTCCACCATAGATAAAATAACAGGTGATATGGATCAACATCGAGATCTATTGGAAAAACTTTTTAGACTTGATGTCCATTTCTTAAAAAGACTGGTAAAATATCAAATAGAACAAAGAAGAATCTTTAATTGTTATTCTGGCACTCATTCTTTTTTCCTTGATCCTTACGGAAAAATATATCCTTGTATTAACTTATCCAGTGTTTATGGAAATGCAAAAGAAGAAGATTTTAATAATTTTTGGTTCTCTAAAAAAACTAAAAGTATTAGAGAAGGAATAAAGAGAGGTAAGTGCCATTGTTGGACAGAATGCGAAACCATTCCTTCCTTGCAAAGAAGCCCTTTGCCTTTAATAAGTAATTTCCTTAATTTTATCTTTAAGTTACTAAACTATAAAAATTAAATATGGATAAAAGATTAGATCTTTCTATTACGATCATCAGCCATAACCATGGACATTTTTTAACGCCTTGCTTAGCATCTCTTTATAAATATGCTCAAGGATTTACTTTTGAAGTCCTTCTAATCGATAATAAATCTGACGATCAGACCGTAGAAATTATAAAGAATAATTTTCCAGAAGTAGCTTTAATAGAAAATAAAAAGAGGTATAGTTTTGCTAAAAATAATAATATTGGGATAAAATATTCCAAAGGAAGATATATTTTACTTTTAAATCCTGACACTACTTTTTCAGATAACGCCTTAAAAAAGGTGATAGAATTTATGGATGAACATGAAGAAGTAGGTATTTCTGCTTGTAAATTACTAAATCCTGATGGAACTATTCAAGATAGTTGTCGTAAATTTCCAACTCCTTTAGCTATTTTATTTCGAGGTTTTAGACTCGATAGATGGTTTAAGAATGTCCAATTCTACCAAAATTATTTAATGCACAACTTCGACCATAATTTTTTAAAAGAAATTGATTGGGCTTTAGGAGCTTTTTTATTTGTAAGAAGGGAAGTAATTAAAAAGGTAGGGATGATGGATGAAAAATATCCTTTATATTATGAAGATATAGATTGGTGTTTTAGAGTTAAAGAAAGTGGGTGGAAGATATATTATCTACCTCATGTTTCTATTACTCATCACTATCTAAGGACTTCAGCAAAAAGTTTTCTTAATAAAAGAAAGATCTTTCATTTGATTAGTATTGGTCATTTTTATAATAAACACGCTTTAACCATGTTAAAAAACTCAATATGGAAAAGGAATAAAGAAAATGTCTATAAAAAATAATTGTAAAAAGAATAACCTAAAAAAAGTTTACGAAAGAGAAAGTAAGTTTTGGGATAATCAAGTAACCTTTTCTCTTAAGGATGAAAAAGATCTATTGGTCGATGAGGATAACTTAAATGAATTAGAAAGTTTTATTTTTGAAAGATTGGGTGACTTAAGAGATAAAAAAGTTTTAGATTGTGGATGTGGGTCTGGAGTGCTTTCTACTATTTTAGCTAAAAGAGGAGCTTTGGTCTCTGCTTTTGACATTTCTTCTGAATCAACTAAGCTAACTAAGAAAAGAGCAGAAATAAATGGAGTAGGGGAAAGGGTCGAGGTAAAAGTTATGCCTTTTGAAAAACTTGGTTATTCTGACCAATGTTTTGACTTAGTGGTTGGTTACTTTATTCTCCATCATATAGATGTAACTAAAGGAGCTCTTGAACTAAAAAGAGTTTTAAAAGATGAAGGTCGGGCTATATTCTTAGAAAATTCTAGTCGTAACTTTTTATTAATGATGGCTAGGAAACTTCTAACTGGGCGCTTTGGCATTCCTAAGCATGGATCGGCAGATGAAATTCCTTTGGGCAATAAAGATATTAAACAAATGGGCAAGATTTTTAGTGAATATAAAGTTCATTATAAGAATTTCTTCTTTTTTAGGCTTCTAGACGAATTTATTTTTAAGGGAAAAAGTAAAGCCGTGGCTAAAATTTTAAAAATATTAGATGTATTTTTTTATAAATACCTTCCCCTAATTCGACAATTTAGTTATCTTCAGATTGCAGAGTTTAACAAAGTAAAAAATTAGCAGCAATTTTAATTATGAAAAAGTTGCCATGAAAAGATTGTACTTCTTTAAGTGTTGTTATAAAGTTAAAATGTTATAGTTTATTATAGCATATGGCATAAAAATAAAGGTTTAACTTTATGGAAAAGGTATCTATCTTTGTAGCTTTTACAGCAGGAGTTTTTACCTTTTTTACTCCTTGTTTCTTTCCCCTTGTGCCCACATACCTTGTTTTTATTACCGGCTTATCATTTAATGATTTGCTGACCAATACTTCCTTAAAGTTGACCAGGAATAACTTATTAATAAACACCTTCCTCTTTATTTTGGGCTTTTCCATCATTTTTATACTTTTAGGCGCCTCTATTACTTACTTAAGTAGTTTATTATATGAATATCAGGATATTTTTAAGAAGATAGGCGG
The bacterium DNA segment above includes these coding regions:
- a CDS encoding radical SAM protein — encoded protein: MEDKKNGRLIKGINRLKMLLTSPNAKSITRFQFAVTYLCNSRCATCNIWRIYHNDPNLLKEELTFEEIVRIFSSIKDMKDIKQISFTGGEPFLRKDFVDIYLFFSKIYENSSLYLVTNGINNQLIIDKIERIKKESSLSRLKLGVSLDGIGKNHDKIRGIEGNYEKVLSLVNFIKSSYPEIELNLSFTISEGNFREIEEAYRISKENKALFSFRFAQVSGSYYQNKEMNFIWPKEILKEVSSTIDKITGDMDQHRDLLEKLFRLDVHFLKRLVKYQIEQRRIFNCYSGTHSFFLDPYGKIYPCINLSSVYGNAKEEDFNNFWFSKKTKSIREGIKRGKCHCWTECETIPSLQRSPLPLISNFLNFIFKLLNYKN
- a CDS encoding glycosyltransferase family 2 protein; this translates as MDKRLDLSITIISHNHGHFLTPCLASLYKYAQGFTFEVLLIDNKSDDQTVEIIKNNFPEVALIENKKRYSFAKNNNIGIKYSKGRYILLLNPDTTFSDNALKKVIEFMDEHEEVGISACKLLNPDGTIQDSCRKFPTPLAILFRGFRLDRWFKNVQFYQNYLMHNFDHNFLKEIDWALGAFLFVRREVIKKVGMMDEKYPLYYEDIDWCFRVKESGWKIYYLPHVSITHHYLRTSAKSFLNKRKIFHLISIGHFYNKHALTMLKNSIWKRNKENVYKK
- a CDS encoding class I SAM-dependent methyltransferase; amino-acid sequence: MSIKNNCKKNNLKKVYERESKFWDNQVTFSLKDEKDLLVDEDNLNELESFIFERLGDLRDKKVLDCGCGSGVLSTILAKRGALVSAFDISSESTKLTKKRAEINGVGERVEVKVMPFEKLGYSDQCFDLVVGYFILHHIDVTKGALELKRVLKDEGRAIFLENSSRNFLLMMARKLLTGRFGIPKHGSADEIPLGNKDIKQMGKIFSEYKVHYKNFFFFRLLDEFIFKGKSKAVAKILKILDVFFYKYLPLIRQFSYLQIAEFNKVKN